The Streptomyces sp. NBC_01689 genome includes a window with the following:
- a CDS encoding carbohydrate ABC transporter permease: protein MSVLEKVRPAVRPEPERRPRARVTDEHGRRVRVWELVLRYLLLLAVLALTVGPFLWQLSTSLKGPTEDIFGSPPAFLPGHPTLHNYQRVADTIPVWDYALNSLKVAGANVVTNCVGSALAGYALARLRYRGRRVATLVFILAMLVPVEGIIIAQFTTMRELGLNNTLIGVVLPGCVGAMNVLLMRNAFLNLPHEIEEAAFVDGANVWQRFLWIALPAVKGTLAVVAIFAFMGAWDDFLWPLIVLSDPSRFTLTIGLNYLHGTFANDERLVAAGTIIAVAPLIALFACLQRYFFRGVGEGAVKG from the coding sequence GTGAGCGTGCTGGAGAAGGTCCGGCCGGCGGTACGCCCGGAGCCGGAGCGGCGGCCCCGCGCCCGCGTCACCGACGAGCACGGCCGTCGCGTCCGGGTGTGGGAACTGGTCCTGCGCTACCTGCTGCTGCTCGCCGTCCTCGCCCTGACCGTCGGCCCCTTCCTGTGGCAGCTGTCCACCTCGCTGAAGGGCCCGACCGAGGACATCTTCGGGTCGCCCCCCGCGTTCCTGCCCGGCCACCCGACGCTGCACAACTACCAGCGGGTCGCCGACACCATCCCCGTCTGGGACTACGCCCTCAACTCGCTCAAGGTGGCCGGCGCCAACGTGGTGACGAACTGCGTCGGTTCGGCCCTGGCCGGGTACGCCCTGGCCCGGCTGCGCTACCGCGGCCGCCGGGTGGCGACGCTCGTCTTCATCCTCGCGATGCTGGTCCCCGTCGAGGGGATCATCATCGCCCAGTTCACGACCATGCGTGAACTCGGCCTGAACAACACGCTCATCGGCGTGGTCCTGCCCGGCTGTGTCGGTGCCATGAACGTCCTGCTGATGCGCAACGCCTTCCTCAACCTGCCGCACGAGATCGAGGAGGCGGCCTTCGTCGACGGCGCGAACGTCTGGCAGCGGTTCCTGTGGATCGCGCTGCCCGCGGTGAAGGGCACCCTCGCCGTCGTCGCCATCTTCGCCTTCATGGGGGCCTGGGACGACTTCCTGTGGCCGCTCATCGTGCTCAGCGACCCCTCCCGATTCACCCTGACCATCGGCCTCAACTACCTGCACGGCACGTTCGCCAACGACGAACGGCTCGTCGCCGCGGGCACGATCATCGCCGTGGCACCGCTGATCGCCCTCTTCGCCTGCCTCCAGCGGTACTTCTTCCGCGGGGTCGGCGAGGGAGCGGTCAAGGGCTGA
- a CDS encoding carbohydrate ABC transporter permease, which translates to MASSSTVSGGVRRGMRTPRGVSRVRRQLPSSPWLFAAPGLLITGAFILYPFVSTVVNSFTDRRTLIPGTFVGLANFRELLHDDMFWIGLRNSALYVVGVVPALVLLPLLLALLVQKNIPGITFFRSAFYTPVVASIVVVGLIWVWLLDERGLVNSLLETVGIGGVGFLSDQWLLLVSAMAVTVWKGLGYYMIIYLAALANVPRELHEAASVDGAGAVRRFLTVTVPAVRSTMVLVGALSSVAAFKVFSEVYLMAGPDGGPAGEDTTLVMLVQRTGTGLTGRVGYASALSVVVFVVTVALMLLVLRADRKEDA; encoded by the coding sequence ATGGCGAGCTCCTCGACCGTATCCGGCGGCGTGCGGCGCGGTATGCGGACACCCCGCGGGGTGTCCCGGGTCCGACGCCAGCTCCCGTCCAGCCCCTGGCTGTTCGCCGCGCCGGGACTGCTGATCACGGGTGCCTTCATCCTCTACCCGTTCGTCTCGACGGTGGTCAACTCCTTCACCGACCGCCGCACCCTGATCCCCGGCACGTTCGTGGGCCTCGCCAACTTCCGGGAGCTGCTGCACGACGACATGTTCTGGATCGGCCTGCGCAACAGCGCGCTCTACGTGGTCGGGGTCGTCCCCGCGCTCGTCCTGCTGCCGCTGCTGCTCGCTCTGCTGGTCCAGAAGAACATCCCCGGCATCACCTTCTTCCGGTCCGCGTTCTACACCCCGGTGGTCGCCTCCATCGTCGTGGTCGGCCTGATCTGGGTGTGGCTGCTGGACGAACGCGGCCTGGTGAACTCGCTGCTGGAGACGGTCGGCATCGGCGGGGTCGGCTTCCTCAGCGACCAGTGGCTGCTCCTGGTGAGCGCCATGGCCGTCACGGTCTGGAAGGGCCTCGGCTACTACATGATCATTTATCTGGCGGCGCTCGCGAACGTCCCGCGCGAGCTGCACGAGGCGGCGTCGGTCGACGGCGCGGGCGCGGTACGGCGCTTCCTCACCGTCACCGTGCCCGCCGTCCGCTCCACCATGGTGCTGGTCGGCGCGCTCTCCTCGGTCGCCGCCTTCAAGGTGTTCTCCGAGGTGTATCTGATGGCGGGCCCGGACGGCGGACCGGCGGGCGAGGACACCACCCTCGTCATGCTGGTCCAGCGCACCGGCACCGGACTGACCGGCCGGGTGGGCTACGCCTCCGCGCTCTCCGTCGTCGTCTTCGTCGTCACCGTCGCGCTGATGCTGCTCGTGCTGCGCGCCGACCGGAAGGAGGACGCGTGA
- a CDS encoding ABC transporter substrate-binding protein, protein MRISRRALAAAAVAVVLPLSSCGSGDGGGGSTDASGKVEGDITFQTWNLRANFKDYFEGVIADFEKKYPDTHVKWVDQPAEGYADKISADAAGGTLPDVVNVSPDLVAPLAKAGLALDLDKSAGQYKKEYLGGAWAGHQVPGMTGTYAFPWYLNTGPLFYNKSLFKEAGLDASEPPTTYDDLFADALRLAEKTHGKVATLANVPTVEDFGRYGVELMNKEGTAFAFNDAKGVELLTKYKELYDAKALDPQALTATPESSGKKFLTGAVAMNPGSALDLGNFKKQAPNLYKNIGITDQITSTGKVNMYVMGVMVNTRTKHTPASVAFAHFVTDARNQMSFAKKVAIFPSTAGSLDDPYFTQEDGSDETRVRIAAAKSLKNAVNYTPVLFSEQMKTELRNEVAKALQGKESPKAALDNAVKACDRLLQQQG, encoded by the coding sequence GTGCGCATCTCCCGCAGAGCTCTCGCCGCCGCTGCCGTCGCCGTCGTCCTGCCGCTGAGTTCCTGCGGCTCCGGGGACGGCGGGGGCGGCTCGACGGACGCCTCCGGCAAGGTCGAGGGCGACATCACCTTCCAGACGTGGAACCTGCGAGCCAACTTCAAGGACTACTTCGAGGGCGTGATCGCGGACTTCGAGAAGAAGTACCCGGACACCCATGTGAAGTGGGTCGACCAGCCCGCCGAGGGCTACGCCGACAAGATCAGCGCGGACGCGGCCGGCGGCACCCTGCCCGACGTCGTGAACGTCTCCCCGGACCTCGTCGCCCCGCTCGCCAAGGCGGGCCTCGCGCTGGACCTCGACAAGTCGGCGGGCCAGTACAAGAAGGAGTACCTGGGCGGGGCGTGGGCCGGTCACCAGGTACCGGGCATGACCGGTACGTACGCCTTCCCCTGGTACCTCAACACCGGGCCGCTCTTCTACAACAAGTCGCTGTTCAAGGAGGCCGGACTCGACGCCTCCGAGCCGCCGACGACCTACGACGACCTCTTCGCCGACGCGCTGCGGCTGGCGGAGAAGACCCACGGCAAGGTGGCCACGCTCGCCAACGTCCCCACCGTCGAGGACTTCGGCCGCTACGGCGTCGAGCTGATGAACAAGGAAGGCACCGCCTTCGCCTTCAACGACGCCAAGGGAGTCGAACTCCTCACCAAGTACAAGGAGTTGTACGACGCCAAGGCGCTCGACCCGCAGGCGCTCACCGCGACCCCGGAGTCGTCCGGCAAGAAGTTCCTCACCGGCGCCGTCGCCATGAACCCGGGCAGCGCCCTGGACCTCGGCAACTTCAAGAAGCAGGCGCCGAACCTGTACAAGAACATCGGCATCACGGACCAGATCACCAGCACCGGCAAGGTGAACATGTACGTCATGGGCGTGATGGTCAACACGCGCACCAAGCACACCCCGGCGTCGGTCGCCTTCGCCCACTTCGTCACCGACGCGCGGAACCAGATGTCGTTCGCCAAGAAGGTCGCGATCTTCCCGAGCACCGCCGGCTCGCTCGACGACCCGTACTTCACCCAGGAGGACGGCAGCGACGAGACCCGGGTACGGATCGCCGCCGCCAAGTCGCTGAAGAACGCGGTCAATTACACCCCGGTCCTCTTCAGCGAGCAGATGAAGACCGAGCTGCGCAACGAGGTCGCCAAGGCGCTCCAGGGCAAGGAGAGCCCCAAGGCGGCATTGGACAACGCTGTCAAGGCCTGCGACCGGCTGCTCCAGCAGCAGGGCTGA
- a CDS encoding LacI family DNA-binding transcriptional regulator, whose product MPAKRSPARRPTMKDIARRAGVSESAVSFALNDRPGVSEITRDRVRRVAEQLGWRPSTAARALSGEGAATVGLVVARPADTLGVDSFFLQLISGIQEVLAERHLGLLFQVVEDVDDECAVYRRWWAEHRVDGVLVVDPRTDDPRPDLLEELGLPAVVIGGVPDAEHPGMSTVWADDAGAMASVVGELYALGHRRIAHIAGLPGLAHTERRIRALRAEAERRGLSEVRSLTTDYSDSEGAAVTRRVLESGAPPTALIYDNDVMAVAGAAAATELGFLVPRDVSVVAWEDSALCRMVRPWLSALSRDTLEFGRTAARELTALLDGGPARTVQVPVPRLIGRESTGAVPGV is encoded by the coding sequence GTGCCAGCGAAACGGTCACCGGCGCGACGGCCGACGATGAAGGACATCGCGCGCCGCGCCGGGGTCTCGGAGAGCGCGGTCTCCTTCGCTCTCAACGACCGCCCCGGGGTCTCCGAGATCACCCGCGACCGGGTGCGCCGGGTCGCCGAACAGCTGGGCTGGCGGCCGAGCACGGCGGCCCGCGCGCTCTCCGGCGAGGGCGCGGCCACGGTCGGGCTCGTCGTCGCCCGTCCCGCCGACACCCTGGGCGTGGACTCGTTCTTCCTGCAGCTGATCTCGGGTATCCAGGAGGTGCTGGCCGAGCGGCATCTGGGGCTGCTCTTCCAGGTGGTGGAGGACGTGGACGACGAGTGCGCGGTCTACCGGCGCTGGTGGGCCGAGCACCGCGTGGACGGCGTCCTGGTCGTCGATCCGCGCACCGACGATCCACGCCCCGACCTGTTGGAGGAGCTGGGCCTGCCCGCGGTGGTGATCGGCGGTGTGCCGGACGCGGAACACCCCGGGATGTCCACCGTCTGGGCGGACGACGCCGGTGCGATGGCCTCGGTGGTGGGCGAGTTGTACGCGCTCGGGCACCGGCGGATCGCGCACATCGCGGGCCTGCCGGGGCTCGCGCACACCGAGCGGCGCATCCGCGCCCTGCGCGCGGAGGCGGAGCGACGGGGTCTGTCCGAGGTGCGGTCACTGACCACCGACTACTCGGACTCCGAGGGCGCCGCCGTCACCCGACGGGTCCTGGAGAGCGGCGCGCCGCCCACGGCGCTGATCTACGACAACGACGTGATGGCCGTCGCCGGGGCAGCCGCCGCGACGGAACTCGGCTTCCTGGTGCCGCGCGACGTGTCCGTCGTGGCCTGGGAGGATTCCGCGCTGTGCCGCATGGTCAGACCGTGGCTGTCCGCGCTCTCCCGCGACACCCTGGAGTTCGGGCGCACGGCCGCGCGGGAACTGACCGCGCTGCTGGACGGCGGCCCGGCACGGACCGTCCAGGTACCGGTGCCCCGGCTGATCGGACGCGAGAGCACCGGGGCTGTCCCCGGCGTCTGA
- a CDS encoding alpha/beta hydrolase, giving the protein MRFTSERRFDDGVLEREFTLGEIPGVLWTPAPSSAPAPVPAPLILLGHPGGLRRMYPRLAARARRSAADGFAAVTVELPGSGDRPRLPALEQARADLHRTLKAGEPVGDEIIDALVLPLVEKAVPEWRATLDAVLSLPGLGGPVGYSGGVISIGTRLAVLEPRIAAAALFAGSFVPRAMFEEARKVTIPLHVLLQWDDEGNDRQSALDLFDAFGSKEKTLNANMGGHAGVPESAGDAAARFFTRHLR; this is encoded by the coding sequence ATGCGATTCACCTCTGAACGGCGTTTCGACGACGGCGTCCTCGAACGCGAATTCACCCTCGGCGAGATCCCCGGCGTCCTGTGGACACCCGCACCCTCGTCCGCACCCGCGCCCGTGCCCGCGCCGCTGATCCTGCTGGGTCACCCCGGCGGACTGCGGAGGATGTACCCCCGGCTGGCGGCCCGGGCCCGGCGGTCGGCCGCGGACGGCTTCGCCGCGGTCACCGTCGAGCTCCCCGGGAGCGGTGACCGGCCCCGCCTGCCCGCCCTCGAACAGGCCCGCGCCGACCTGCACCGGACACTGAAGGCCGGAGAGCCGGTCGGCGACGAGATCATCGACGCGCTGGTCCTCCCGCTGGTCGAGAAGGCGGTGCCGGAATGGCGGGCCACCCTGGACGCCGTCCTGTCGCTGCCGGGGCTCGGCGGCCCGGTCGGGTACTCGGGCGGAGTGATCTCCATCGGGACCCGGCTGGCGGTGCTCGAACCGCGCATCGCGGCCGCCGCCCTGTTCGCCGGGAGCTTCGTGCCCCGCGCCATGTTCGAGGAGGCCCGGAAGGTCACCATCCCGCTGCACGTCCTGCTGCAGTGGGACGACGAGGGGAACGACCGGCAGTCGGCCCTGGACCTCTTCGACGCCTTCGGCTCCAAGGAGAAGACCCTGAACGCCAACATGGGCGGGCACGCGGGCGTCCCGGAGTCCGCGGGCGACGCGGCGGCCCGGTTCTTCACCCGGCATCTGAGGTGA
- a CDS encoding alpha-L-fucosidase: MGTYPRRQVLGATAAVAAATALPLTAATAARAAAPAEGPARQWVPVPGPIPVPLDAHFDNDGVDRTGVPGGDFDGSGYTFPGEELPAGPVEVDGIAFLFPSSDAGARNNVVALGQRIGLPQGRYLSALFLTSASYGDASGTATVHYADGSTTTAGLGGSDWYATGGPLSAPYRYRPDGGKDEHSVGIGTAEVWIDPAREAVALTLPTTRAAEENQASLHIFALSLQPVAQGRALALRDVHSTFSLLESSGAQSVEATVVNAGTVPVLAGDRVTVGVEVPGARTVEPARVTRLDPGEQARVRVGIRNRVGTAPGTAREGTVAVESRGRQAAAARRTLTLGVPDYLPTEESLAGHQAPYWFHRAKFGIFIHWGVYSVPAWSPVGEQYAEWYWNNLQDPGNAVYAYHRQKYGEDFAYDDFIPMFTARRFDPRAWVELFRDAGAQYHVLTSKHHEGFALWDTRVSGRNSVKMGPKRDLVRELFDASRRFTPELHRGLYFSMPEWFNPDNPWSGHAPRNPYTREPVPYTGYSAGKDYVKDYQAAQMLELVHGYDPSVIWCDIGGANDSARVLAEYFNHGKNRAKPYEVTVNNRSGIGFHDFTTPEYTTYANTVVAKWESSRGLDPFSYGYNRATPDAAYMTAEEVVRSLVDIVSKNGNLLLDIGPRADGTIPEIMQTRLRETGRWLKVNGEAVYDTTYWSRMAQLGEDLRFTVKQNEAFYIHSLAAPGATLTVEAPVPVRGGDRVTLLGHDRPLNWTIRKGALVIDVPEAARRSGEYVWVFKVEWHD, translated from the coding sequence GCACGGGTGTCCCCGGCGGCGACTTCGACGGCTCGGGCTACACCTTCCCCGGTGAGGAACTCCCCGCGGGCCCGGTCGAGGTGGACGGCATCGCCTTCCTGTTCCCGTCCTCCGACGCGGGGGCCAGGAACAACGTGGTCGCCCTCGGCCAGCGCATCGGCCTTCCCCAGGGCCGCTATCTCTCGGCGCTCTTCCTCACGTCCGCCAGCTACGGCGACGCCTCGGGCACCGCCACCGTCCACTACGCCGACGGTTCGACGACCACCGCTGGACTCGGCGGTTCGGACTGGTACGCGACGGGCGGCCCGCTCTCCGCGCCCTACCGCTACCGGCCGGACGGCGGCAAAGACGAGCACAGCGTCGGGATCGGCACGGCGGAGGTCTGGATCGACCCGGCGCGCGAGGCGGTCGCCCTCACCCTGCCGACCACCCGGGCCGCAGAGGAGAACCAGGCCTCCCTGCACATCTTCGCCCTCTCGCTGCAACCGGTCGCCCAGGGACGGGCGTTGGCACTGCGGGACGTCCACAGCACCTTCTCGCTGCTGGAGTCGAGCGGCGCGCAGAGCGTGGAGGCCACCGTCGTCAACGCGGGAACGGTCCCCGTCCTCGCCGGTGACCGGGTGACGGTCGGCGTCGAAGTGCCCGGAGCCCGCACCGTCGAGCCCGCGCGCGTGACCCGCCTCGACCCCGGTGAGCAGGCGCGGGTCCGCGTCGGCATCCGCAACCGGGTGGGCACGGCGCCGGGCACCGCCCGCGAGGGGACGGTGGCCGTCGAGAGCCGCGGCCGGCAGGCGGCCGCCGCCCGCCGCACCCTGACCCTGGGCGTGCCCGACTACCTCCCGACCGAGGAGTCCCTCGCCGGGCACCAGGCCCCGTACTGGTTCCACCGCGCCAAGTTCGGCATCTTCATCCACTGGGGCGTCTACTCGGTGCCCGCCTGGTCACCGGTGGGCGAGCAGTACGCCGAGTGGTACTGGAACAACCTCCAGGACCCGGGGAACGCGGTGTACGCCTACCACCGGCAGAAGTACGGCGAGGACTTCGCCTACGACGACTTCATCCCGATGTTCACGGCCCGCCGGTTCGATCCGCGGGCCTGGGTGGAGCTGTTCCGGGACGCGGGCGCCCAGTACCACGTCCTCACCTCCAAGCACCACGAGGGCTTCGCCCTGTGGGACACCCGGGTCTCCGGCCGCAACTCCGTGAAGATGGGCCCGAAGCGCGACCTCGTCCGTGAACTCTTCGACGCCTCCCGGCGGTTCACGCCCGAGCTCCACCGCGGGCTGTACTTCTCCATGCCCGAGTGGTTCAACCCCGACAACCCCTGGTCGGGGCACGCCCCGCGCAATCCGTACACGCGGGAACCGGTCCCGTACACCGGATACTCCGCAGGCAAGGACTATGTGAAGGACTATCAGGCAGCGCAGATGCTGGAACTGGTCCACGGCTACGACCCGTCCGTCATCTGGTGCGACATCGGGGGCGCCAACGACAGTGCGCGCGTGCTCGCCGAGTACTTCAACCACGGCAAGAACCGCGCGAAGCCGTACGAGGTGACGGTCAACAACCGCTCGGGCATCGGCTTCCACGACTTCACGACGCCCGAGTACACGACCTACGCGAACACCGTGGTCGCCAAGTGGGAGTCCAGCAGGGGACTCGACCCGTTCAGCTACGGCTACAACCGGGCCACGCCCGACGCCGCTTACATGACCGCCGAGGAAGTGGTCCGCAGTCTGGTCGACATCGTCTCCAAGAACGGCAACCTCCTGCTCGACATCGGGCCGCGCGCCGACGGCACCATCCCGGAGATCATGCAGACCCGGCTGCGCGAGACCGGCCGGTGGCTGAAGGTCAACGGGGAGGCGGTCTACGACACGACGTACTGGTCGCGGATGGCGCAGCTCGGGGAGGACCTGCGGTTCACGGTGAAGCAGAACGAGGCCTTCTACATCCATTCGCTGGCCGCGCCCGGCGCCACGCTCACCGTAGAGGCGCCGGTGCCGGTCCGCGGCGGCGACCGGGTGACCCTGCTCGGCCACGACCGACCGCTCAACTGGACCATCCGGAAAGGGGCGTTGGTGATCGACGTGCCCGAGGCGGCCCGCAGGTCCGGCGAGTACGTCTGGGTGTTCAAGGTGGAGTGGCACGACTGA